In Erigeron canadensis isolate Cc75 chromosome 1, C_canadensis_v1, whole genome shotgun sequence, a single window of DNA contains:
- the LOC122585032 gene encoding uncharacterized protein LOC122585032, protein MDGLQQVALPVLGIVAAAAVTFYVVSFSELREKSLNRDWDDDESEGFKTSLSSRERRARRKAQKQSNNKP, encoded by the exons ATGGACGGATTACAGCAAGTCGCCCTCCCCGTGCTTGGAATTGTAGCCGCAGCTGCTGTTACTTTCTACGTCGTTAGCTTCTCCGAGCTTCGAGAG AAATCACTTAACAGAGATTGGGATGACGACGAATCCGAAGGATTCAAGACGTCATTGAGCTCAAGAGAAAGAAGAGCTAGAAGAAAAGCACAAAAGCAAAGTAACAATAAACCTTAA